A single genomic interval of Nitrospirota bacterium harbors:
- a CDS encoding DNA-directed RNA polymerase subunit alpha, whose amino-acid sequence MDLKKKGFQLPENSEFDEETLTSTYGKLVAEPLERGFGTTLGNSIRRVLLSSLEGAAVTAVKITGSVHELSSITGVKEDVVDIILNIKKLRVKMHADGKRIATIKVKGPGEVKGNDIQVDSSVEILNPEQLIATLDKGASFEAEMYIKKGRGYVSAEIHKEEELPVGMIAVDSVFSPVRKVNFWVEKARVGRATDYDRLVMEIWTDGSVTPKKAVSQAAAIVTDHMRIFMLEQDEENPEFEMSSSSSASGDAPAFNPNLLKSVNELELSVRAYNCMRNADIKIIADLVERTEPEMLKTKNFGRKSLNEIKEMLQNMGLNFGMKIDREMVNKMATSQVRSVGQDAS is encoded by the coding sequence ATGGATTTAAAGAAAAAAGGCTTTCAGTTACCTGAAAACAGTGAGTTTGATGAAGAGACATTAACGAGCACCTACGGCAAGCTCGTAGCGGAGCCGTTAGAACGCGGGTTCGGGACAACACTTGGAAACTCCATACGGAGAGTTTTGCTGTCGTCCCTTGAAGGCGCGGCAGTAACAGCAGTAAAAATAACCGGTTCTGTTCATGAGCTTTCATCTATTACCGGCGTTAAAGAAGATGTGGTGGACATTATCCTGAACATAAAAAAGCTCAGGGTCAAGATGCACGCTGATGGAAAGCGGATCGCCACAATCAAAGTTAAGGGCCCGGGTGAAGTTAAAGGCAATGATATTCAGGTTGATTCAAGCGTTGAAATCCTTAATCCTGAACAGCTTATAGCCACCCTTGACAAAGGGGCTTCCTTTGAGGCTGAGATGTACATCAAGAAAGGCAGAGGATACGTATCAGCTGAAATTCACAAGGAAGAAGAGCTTCCTGTCGGCATGATTGCGGTAGACTCTGTTTTCAGCCCGGTCAGGAAAGTGAATTTCTGGGTTGAGAAGGCAAGAGTTGGAAGGGCAACAGACTACGACAGGCTCGTGATGGAAATATGGACGGACGGAAGCGTAACGCCTAAAAAAGCAGTCTCTCAGGCTGCGGCTATAGTTACGGACCATATGCGTATTTTCATGCTTGAACAAGACGAGGAAAATCCGGAGTTTGAAATGAGCAGCAGTTCATCTGCATCAGGAGATGCGCCGGCGTTTAATCCCAATCTCCTGAAGAGTGTTAATGAACTGGAGCTTTCTGTAAGAGCATATAACTGCATGAGAAATGCGGACATCAAGATTATTGCAGACCTTGTTGAAAGAACGGAGCCGGAGATGCTGAAGACAAAAAATTTCGGCAGGAAGTCTCTAAATGAGATAAAGGAAATGCTTCAGAACATGGGGCTTAATTTCGGCATGAAGATTGACAGGGAAATGGTGAATAAAATGGCAACTTCACAGGTCAGGAGTGTAGGACAAGATGCGTCATAA
- the rplQ gene encoding 50S ribosomal protein L17, producing MRHKVSGRLFGRTANQRKALLKGIVSSLLEHQRIETTLAKAKAAKAIAERIVTMGIKGDLHSKRLVLSYVPNRAVVSKLFSEIAPRFSGRNGGYLRLVQTRNRVNDGAPMAVLEFIDYESIKKPKEDKKAKVEKKTEEKKAEKK from the coding sequence ATGCGTCATAAAGTTAGCGGAAGGTTATTCGGGAGAACGGCAAACCAACGGAAGGCGCTTCTGAAGGGAATAGTCTCCTCATTGTTAGAGCATCAGAGGATAGAGACGACCCTTGCAAAGGCAAAGGCCGCAAAAGCGATTGCTGAGAGAATTGTCACCATGGGGATAAAAGGCGACCTCCATTCAAAACGCCTTGTGCTTTCATATGTTCCGAACAGGGCTGTTGTGTCAAAGCTGTTCAGCGAGATAGCGCCGAGGTTCAGCGGCAGAAACGGCGGTTATCTGAGACTAGTGCAGACAAGGAACAGGGTTAATGACGGAGCTCCGATGGCAGTTCTTGAATTTATAGACTACGAGAGCATAAAGAAGCCTAAAGAGGACAAGAAGGCAAAGGTAGAGAAGAAAACCGAAGAGAAGAAGGCAGAGAAAAAGTAA
- a CDS encoding type II toxin-antitoxin system RelE/ParE family toxin, whose protein sequence is MIKSFVHKGLEKFYSTGNTSGIRAIHAKRLRLILTLLDAAVVVEDMNAPGLSLHRLKGSRKDIWAVTVQANWRVTFRFKGGNAEIVSYEDYH, encoded by the coding sequence GTGATTAAATCGTTTGTGCATAAAGGGCTTGAAAAGTTTTACAGCACAGGGAACACATCAGGCATTCGGGCCATACATGCCAAACGATTAAGATTGATATTAACCCTGCTTGACGCGGCAGTTGTTGTTGAAGATATGAATGCCCCCGGTCTCAGCCTTCACCGCCTGAAAGGAAGCAGAAAAGACATTTGGGCAGTTACGGTGCAGGCTAATTGGCGGGTGACATTCAGATTTAAAGGCGGCAATGCCGAAATCGTCAGCTATGAAGATTACCATTAG
- a CDS encoding HigA family addiction module antidote protein yields the protein MGMYKPVHPGEVFRELWLEPLGLTLTEAAKRLGVTRKTISKIINGRGALTPEMALRLEIVFGASAQSWMNMQTAYDLWQMSALRKTLRKSLHHSTHATSMAA from the coding sequence ATGGGTATGTACAAGCCGGTTCACCCCGGAGAGGTGTTTAGGGAATTGTGGCTTGAGCCGCTGGGACTGACTCTGACCGAGGCAGCGAAGCGTCTTGGCGTTACACGTAAAACAATCTCCAAGATTATCAATGGACGAGGGGCTCTAACGCCTGAGATGGCGTTGAGGCTTGAGATTGTCTTCGGCGCTTCCGCCCAGTCATGGATGAATATGCAAACCGCTTATGACCTGTGGCAGATGTCGGCATTACGTAAAACGCTGCGTAAGTCGCTGCATCATTCTACCCACGCTACATCCATGGCGGCATAA
- a CDS encoding YkgJ family cysteine cluster protein, producing MFNMKVVQPARLDPETKFKFRCHKDIKCFTKCCSNIDIMLTPYDVLRLKNRLKMSSEEFLEKHTFSKIDEKSSHPYIYLKMNKDEKRGCHFVSFPEGCAIYTDRPVSCRYYPIGQATLKKGIGSSGQGIHEEFYFFVREPHCLGYEENTEWTVESWRADQESSLYDEMNREWKSILMRRNLPGKIELDPKKQTQFYMASYDLDKFRRFVFDSNFLDVFDIDEEEIEKMRTDEIALMKFGFKYLKYLLMLEESLKVKPEAIKAKK from the coding sequence ATGTTTAACATGAAGGTAGTACAGCCCGCAAGGCTTGACCCTGAGACAAAATTCAAATTCCGCTGCCATAAGGATATAAAGTGCTTCACAAAGTGCTGCAGCAACATTGACATAATGCTCACACCTTATGACGTCCTGCGCCTGAAGAACAGGCTCAAAATGTCATCCGAGGAGTTTCTCGAAAAACACACATTTTCAAAGATTGATGAAAAGTCATCACATCCTTACATATATCTCAAAATGAATAAGGATGAAAAAAGAGGCTGCCACTTTGTGAGCTTCCCTGAAGGATGCGCCATATACACGGACAGGCCCGTAAGCTGCAGATACTATCCGATTGGTCAGGCAACTCTCAAGAAAGGTATCGGCTCAAGCGGACAGGGCATTCATGAGGAGTTTTATTTCTTTGTGCGGGAGCCGCACTGTCTCGGTTACGAAGAAAACACGGAATGGACTGTTGAATCATGGAGGGCTGATCAGGAGTCAAGCCTCTATGACGAGATGAACAGGGAGTGGAAAAGCATCCTGATGAGAAGGAATCTTCCTGGGAAAATAGAACTTGACCCCAAGAAACAGACTCAGTTTTATATGGCAAGCTATGACCTTGATAAATTCAGGCGGTTCGTCTTTGACAGCAATTTCCTTGATGTGTTTGATATAGATGAAGAAGAAATAGAAAAGATGCGCACAGACGAAATTGCCCTCATGAAGTTCGGGTTTAAATACCTTAAATATCTCCTGATGTTGGAAGAGAGCCTGAAGGTTAAACCGGAAGCGATAAAGGCAAAGAAGTAG
- a CDS encoding DUF296 domain-containing protein, producing MKYQVGKTGRVVVARFEDKEDVLSNLTDIAKNENIKAAVVYLVGGMRAGKIVVGPEKDVMPPVPMWRELGESHEILGVGTIFYQGDEPKVHLHGAFGKRDDVKVGCLREKSETFLVLEAVIVEIEGVNAIRELDPVSGLALLKL from the coding sequence ATGAAGTATCAGGTCGGGAAAACAGGAAGGGTTGTGGTTGCAAGGTTTGAAGATAAAGAGGATGTGCTTTCCAATCTTACGGATATAGCAAAGAATGAAAACATAAAGGCTGCTGTTGTTTATCTTGTGGGCGGGATGCGCGCAGGGAAAATCGTTGTAGGCCCGGAGAAAGATGTCATGCCTCCTGTTCCAATGTGGAGGGAACTCGGAGAAAGCCATGAAATCTTAGGCGTAGGCACAATATTTTATCAGGGCGATGAGCCGAAGGTGCATCTTCACGGAGCCTTCGGGAAAAGGGATGATGTCAAGGTCGGATGCCTGAGAGAAAAGTCTGAGACATTTCTTGTGCTTGAGGCGGTTATTGTGGAGATAGAAGGAGTTAATGCCATCAGAGAGCTTGACCCTGTTTCAGGCCTTGCTCTGTTAAAACTTTAG